The genomic segment ATCGCGGTACGCCGGCTCGCGGTGACGCTCGACGGTGCCGGCGACCCGGTCGGGTACGGGGATCGCACGCTGCTCGCCCGGCTGGTGGCGAACCTGGTCGACAACGCCGTGGTGCACAACGCACCGGGCGGCTGGATCCGGATCACCACCGGAGTCACCCAGGACGAGGCGTGGCTGACCGTCGCGACCGGTGGGCCGGTCCTCGATCCGGCCCGGCTCACCGAGTTGACCCGGCCGTTCCGCCGGCTCGCCGCCGACCGGACCCGGTCGGACACCGGCTCCGGGCTCGGCCTGTCGATCGTCGCCGCGATCGCCGCCGCGCACCACGGCAACCTGGCCCTCACCGCGCCGGCGACCGGCGGCCTGACCGCGACGGTACGGCTGCCCCGGGTCGCGGTATGAGGGCCGGCCGGGGATCGCGGAGGGCGGCGTGAGGGTACTGGTGGTGGAGGACGCGCGGGCGCTCGCCGAGGTGATCGCCGAGGGACTGCGCGACGCCGGGATGGCGGTCGACGTCGCCGGCGACGGGATCGAGGCCGCCGCCCGGCTCGACCGCAACCGGTACGAGGTGGTCCTGCTGGACCGCGACCTGCCCGGCATCCATGGCGACACGCTCTCCCGGATGATCGCCGAGGCCGAGGACCGGCCGATGGTGCTGATGCTCACCGCGGCCGGCTCACCGGACGACCGGGTGGACGGGCTGTCCGCCGGCGCCGACGACTACCTCGCCAAGCCGTTCCACTTCCCCGAGCTGATCCTGCGCATCCACGCGCTCGCCCGGCGC from the Actinocatenispora thailandica genome contains:
- a CDS encoding response regulator transcription factor, giving the protein MRVLVVEDARALAEVIAEGLRDAGMAVDVAGDGIEAAARLDRNRYEVVLLDRDLPGIHGDTLSRMIAEAEDRPMVLMLTAAGSPDDRVDGLSAGADDYLAKPFHFPELILRIHALARRRPVARPRTLRVAGIELDPVRRSVFRSGRRLELSVKEFAVLAALLRASPGYLSTEDLLDRVWDEHADPFTNTVTVTIGRLRRKLGDPPVLTTLPGAGYRIA